A genomic window from Salvia miltiorrhiza cultivar Shanhuang (shh) chromosome 5, IMPLAD_Smil_shh, whole genome shotgun sequence includes:
- the LOC131024494 gene encoding endoglucanase 6-like produces MAALFVLVIFLLSPAAMAGHDYGEALTKSILFFEAQRSGYLPTDQRVQWRGDSGLGDGKISGVDLVGGYYDAGDNVKFGLPMAFTVTMMSWSIIEYGGQINAGGELQNAVDAVKWGTDYFIKAHPQPYVLYGEVGDGNTDHYCWQRPEDMSTSRAAYKIDADHPGSDLAAETAAAMAAASIVFRPYNSSYSAELLQHAYQLFEFADKYRGKYDSSITVAQKYYRSVSGYTDELLWAAAWLYKATNKEYYLDYLGYNGEALGGTGWAMTEFGWDVKYAGVQTLVAKFLMAGKGGKHKAIFERYKEKAEFFMCSCNSQRTPGGLIFRQRWNNMQFVTTASFLTTVYSDYLTSAATSLTCANGPVSPSQLLALAKSQVDYILGDNPRATSYMVGYGKNYPQQVHHRASSIVSHKVDPSFVSCRGGYASWFSRNASDPNTLTGAVVGGPDAYDNFADHRDNYEQTEPATYNTAPLLGVLARLHAGYNHLLSVELPETANRGQDSSSLIFVEQKVTSSWNEEGKSFNRYSVMVSNKSSKKLKNLKLRIWNLHGPLWGLTKSGDDYLFPEWMESLGAGKSIEFVYIQSASRANVLVSSYTLV; encoded by the exons ATGGCTGCCTTATTTGTACTAGTAATTTTTTTGCTTTCTCCGGCGGCGATGGCCGGACATGACTACGGCGAAGCTCTAACGAAGAGCATTCTCTTCTTCGAAGCTCAGAGATCCGGCTACTTGCCCACTGACCAGAGAGTCCAGTGGCGGGGCGATTCCGGCCTGGGCGACGGCAAAATCAGCGGCGTGGATCTTGTGGGAGGGTACTATGATGCCGGAGACAACGTTAAATTTGGACTGCCGATGGCATTCACCGTTACTATGATGAGCTGGAGCATTATTGAATACGGCGGCCAGATTAATGCCGGCGGTGAACTTCAGAATGCCGTTGACGCCGTTAAGTGGGGAACTGATTATTTCATCAAAGCTCACCCCCAACCTTATGTGCTCTATGGAGAG GTGGGAGATGGAAACACAGACCACTACTGCTGGCAAAGACCAGAGGACATGAGCACCTCCAGAGCTGCCTACAAGATTGACGCCGACCACCCGGGATCCGACCTCGCCGCTGAGACCGCCGCCGCCATGGCAGCCGCTTCCATCGTCTTCCGCCCCTACAACTCCTCCTACTCGGCGGAGCTTCTCCAACATGCTTATCAG CTATTTGAATTTGCGGACAAGTACAGAGGCAAATATGACAGTAGCATCACCGTAGCGCAGAAGTACTACCGATCTGTCAGTGGATACACC GATGAATTGCTGTGGGCTGCTGCATGGCTGTACAAGGCAACAAATAAAGAGTACTACTTGGATTACCTAGGGTACAACGGCGAAGCACTCGGCGGAACTGGGTGGGCCATGACTGAATTTGGTTGGGACGTTAAATATGCTGGCGTTCAAACCCTTGTTGCCAAG TTCCTGATGGCTGGAAAAGGTGGTAAGCACAAAGCAATATTTGAGAGATACAAAGAGAAGGCTGAGTTTTTCATGTGCTCATGCAACTCACAGAGAACTCCCGGAGGCCTCATTTTCCGGCAGCGGTGGAACAATATGCAGTTTGTTACCACGGCTTCCTTCCTCACGACTGTCTATTCTGATTATCTAACCTCTGCCGCCACCTCCCTCACTTGTGCTAACGGCCCCGTCTCCCCGTCCCAACTTCTCGCCTTAGCTAAATCTCAG GTGGACTACATTCTGGGAGACAACCCTCGAGCAACGAGTTACATGGTGGGATACGGGAAGAACTACCCTCAACAAGTGCACCACAGAGCTTCCTCTATTGTATCCCACAAGGTGGATCCTTCATTCGTGAGCTGCAGGGGAGGCTACGCTTCTTGGTTCAGCAGAAACGCCAGTGACCCCAACACCCTCACCGGCGCCGTCGTTGGCGGCCCCGATGCTTACGACAACTTCGCCGATCACAGAGACAACTACGAGCAAACCGAACCGGCTACCTACAACACCGCCCCTCTCCTTGGCGTATTGGCGCGTTTACACGCCGGCTACAATCACCTCCTTTCAGTTGAGCTACCGGAGACTGCAAATCGAGGCCAAG ATTCCTCGAGCTTGATTTTTGTTGAGCAGAAGGTGACGAGTTCATGGAATGAAGAAGGCAAGAGTTTCAATAGATACTCGGTGATGGTTAGCAACAAGTCTTccaagaaattgaagaatttGAAGCTACGTATATGGAATCTGCATGGGCCTCTTTGGGGTCTCACGAAATCCGGTGACGATTACTTATTCCCTGAATGGATGGAGTCTTTGGGTGCAGGGAAGAGTATCGAGTTCGTGTATATCCAGTCGGCTTCTCGAGCAAACGTTTTGGTTTCAAGTTACACTCTTGTATAG